Below is a genomic region from Candidatus Methylomirabilota bacterium.
CCCGATCCGGACCAGGTCGAAGTGGGTCTCCGGGAACATCAGGGTGGCCGCCGAATTGGCGAGGTGTACCAACGGGGGTCTGATCCCCTGCCGCTCCAGTGCGTCCACCAGCTTCTTGAATCGTTCGATCTGCTCCAGGGCCGTCACGGGATCGACGGCGTCGGCCGTGGCAAGGTGGCTGTACAGACCGGCAACCGTCACATTGGGCAGAGGCTTGGCCGCGCAGATAAGCTCCGAAGCCTCCTGCCAGTCGATGCCCAGGCGGGACATGCCGGTATCGACCTTCAGGTGTATCTCGATAGGCGCGGGGGCGGCCTCAGAGAACCGACGAATCTGGTCAAGACTGCAGACGGTCGGCTGGAGTCGGTATTCGATTGCCGGCTCGATCTCATCTTGATAGATCAAAGGACCGAAGAGGAGGATCGGCGCGTCGATTCCCGCGGCGCGTAGTTGGATGCCCTCTTCAACCGTCGCGACGGCGAGCCATGAGGCGCCGGCTGACAGGACGGTCCGGGCGACCGCTACCGCGCCGTGACCATAGCCGTCAGCCTTGACGACCGACAGGAGTTGGGTTGACGGCCGCAGTCGCTGTCGGATGGCAGTGATATTATGGCGAATTGCCCCGAGATCGACCTCTACCCAGGCGCGGTGGGTCGCGGGTATTTCATCGGCTGCCGAGCCGAGTTCTCGATCAATGCTCATACATACTGACCGCGTCGAATGGGGTCTATTGAGGGCTTCAGCCCAAAAACCTTCGAATCCAGGCGGCCCGGAGGATAAGATCGCTGAGGTCCTTCGTGCTCCCGTCCTGAACGCGTTTGATGATCGTTGCCGTCACCTCTCGGTGGGTCTGATCCGGCGTGGGGGTGTGGAGTGGGCGGATAGTTGCTCGTATCTCATCTGCCTCGGTGTGGGGGAGCAGGGCCAATGCCTCCTCATTGAGGTATTGAAGCGCGTCAGCCAGATCGGTATCGAATCCCGAATCGATCTCCCGCAGCAGGGCCAGATCCTCCCGGTCAAGACAGGACAGGCCGAGGATCTCCGGGGGGAGGCCAATGGAGTAGAGGGTGGCACAGAAGGAGATGGCGCGAGGGAGCGAGATTCCGCCGAGGCTCCGGCTGTAACCGAACAGCCCGATATGGAGTTTCCGCATCCGCCGCCTGGGGACGGCAGGCGCAATGTGATTCATCAGAGGGGCGATCGCGGCTACCTGACGCTGGTAACACGCTGAGGTCCGCTCAATCAGATCGACAATCCTGTCCTCCGGTTCTACCGGTCTGGCGCGCTGTCTGGGTGCGCCCTTGAGGGTCTCGATGGCCCGGATAATCGACGGAGCCGGATAGTCGTACTTAAAGGCGGACTGAATGGTAAACGTCTGAACGCTGGGGTGCTCGGCCAGGTGTCGCTGCACCGTGTCGGGTCGGAAGTTGCCACGAAATGGGGCGCTGCCGGCCCCAAGGATCGGATAGATGGGAATCGACAGTTCTTGTTCCAGCCTGTCCAAACGGCTTAGGGCAATCTTGACCAGGAGACCGGCCGCCAGGCTTCCGTAGTTCAAGGCGGGATCGGAGCGGGCGAGGAAGACGCGCT
It encodes:
- a CDS encoding alanine racemase encodes the protein MSIDRELGSAADEIPATHRAWVEVDLGAIRHNITAIRQRLRPSTQLLSVVKADGYGHGAVAVARTVLSAGASWLAVATVEEGIQLRAAGIDAPILLFGPLIYQDEIEPAIEYRLQPTVCSLDQIRRFSEAAPAPIEIHLKVDTGMSRLGIDWQEASELICAAKPLPNVTVAGLYSHLATADAVDPVTALEQIERFKKLVDALERQGIRPPLVHLANSAATLMFPETHFDLVRIGLVQYGLYPGAHFRSIVTLYPALSLKARIIFVKTVPPGTGISYGHTFRTERRTRLATVSIGYGDGVSRSLSNRIDLLVRGRRARQVGTITMDQILIDITDAPEVCEGDVATLVGRDGDDCISIAEWAEYLGTIPYESLTALSPRLPRVTRQDSIPF
- a CDS encoding phosphoenolpyruvate carboxylase: MIDVATLPRIPRCMSTQHPDNVTVPFFAHGPVMEGMDEIREAYFAFSHLGCDEQMWDFEGKEVDEFVVEKLLTTYEGFFRAFPLGREMFLTLRVPNPGVQKAQGKILLEVLQGIPRANDVARLFYEEDVAPIFEIIFPMTTSAEELNRVLRYYQVFVTGKGETVLTPGDIPLKEWIGESHPAAIQIIPLIEDKESLLRADSIVRAYLQDKDLPYQRVFLARSDPALNYGSLAAGLLVKIALSRLDRLEQELSIPIYPILGAGSAPFRGNFRPDTVQRHLAEHPSVQTFTIQSAFKYDYPAPSIIRAIETLKGAPRQRARPVEPEDRIVDLIERTSACYQRQVAAIAPLMNHIAPAVPRRRMRKLHIGLFGYSRSLGGISLPRAISFCATLYSIGLPPEILGLSCLDREDLALLREIDSGFDTDLADALQYLNEEALALLPHTEADEIRATIRPLHTPTPDQTHREVTATIIKRVQDGSTKDLSDLILRAAWIRRFLG